A single window of Halobacillus naozhouensis DNA harbors:
- the sppA gene encoding signal peptide peptidase SppA gives MNKRIVASIIAASILLIAIAFQSVSFFMNQSFSENTTEMFSVSQAPKEQIIEKGSTANRIVQLEVNGTIINNPGSSSNPFGSGGYQHEQFLKKLEAIKKDDSIKGVLLYVNSPGGGVYESAQIHDQLLEIKEAGKTIYVSMGGMAASGGYYISAPADRIFASNETFTGSLGVIMQSINYQQLANDFGIKFNTFKSGEFKDIMSPTRPMSEEDRQIIQALVDESYEQFVEVIAKGRNMPKDKVYELADGRIYSGKQAVENGLVDEIGFKDEALNALQKKVGGNPQVIKYKQNSIGSFFNLPMAKSLLPNSEVRFIKQLISNRQGPTLMYMYSE, from the coding sequence ATGAACAAACGTATTGTGGCAAGTATTATCGCCGCGAGTATATTGCTGATTGCGATTGCATTTCAGAGTGTCAGCTTTTTCATGAATCAAAGTTTTTCTGAAAATACAACAGAGATGTTTTCAGTAAGCCAAGCACCAAAGGAGCAAATTATTGAAAAAGGTTCGACCGCTAACCGAATTGTCCAGCTTGAGGTAAATGGCACGATTATAAATAATCCAGGATCAAGTTCTAATCCTTTCGGGTCTGGAGGGTATCAACATGAACAGTTCCTCAAGAAATTAGAGGCCATAAAAAAAGATGACAGCATAAAAGGTGTGCTGCTCTATGTGAATTCACCAGGCGGCGGGGTTTATGAAAGTGCCCAAATCCATGATCAGCTACTGGAGATTAAAGAAGCTGGCAAAACCATTTACGTTTCAATGGGTGGAATGGCTGCTTCAGGCGGGTATTACATTTCAGCCCCAGCGGATCGAATTTTTGCTTCAAACGAAACGTTTACGGGGTCGCTTGGCGTGATTATGCAAAGTATTAACTATCAACAATTAGCCAATGACTTTGGCATCAAGTTTAATACCTTCAAGAGCGGAGAATTTAAAGATATTATGAGCCCAACGAGGCCTATGTCTGAAGAAGACCGCCAAATCATTCAGGCTCTTGTCGATGAGTCTTATGAGCAGTTCGTCGAAGTGATAGCGAAAGGGCGCAACATGCCAAAAGACAAAGTATATGAACTCGCGGATGGGCGGATTTATTCTGGTAAACAAGCCGTTGAAAACGGACTAGTGGATGAAATCGGATTTAAAGACGAAGCACTGAATGCATTGCAGAAAAAAGTTGGAGGAAACCCGCAAGTGATTAAATATAAACAGAACAGCATCGGTTCCTTCTTTAACCTGCCAATGGCCAAAAGCCTTCTGCCTAATAGCGAAGTCCGCTTCATCAAACAGTTGATTAGTAACCGTCAAGGACCGACCTTGATGTACATGTATAGCGAGTAA
- a CDS encoding glycine betaine uptake BCCT transporter codes for MLKKFTPVFKISAGIISVIVIIGVIWPKGLETATTDIQAFISNKLGWYYLIVVTLFVLVCLVFLISPLGRIKLGKPDEKPEFTRPTWIAMLFSAGMGIGLVFWGTAEPISHYALSSPTGETGTEQAIKDAMRFTFFHWGIHAWAIYGIVALVLAYFNFRHDRKGLISATLHPIIGKKAAEGNLGKFIDILAVIATVIGVATTLGFGAVQINGGLSYLFGIPTNIIIQFIIIAVVTVLFMISAWSGLDKGIKILSNANMIIAVLLFGFIFILGPTIFQLNLFTNSIGTYLQNLPAMSFRIAPLNEEARTWINGWTVFYWAWWIAWSPFVGIFIARVSRGRSIREFVFTVLILPSVIGFLWFAAFGGTAISLEHNGIDTISTLATEESLFGVLSNYPLSMVASLIAITLIGTFFITSADSGTYVLGMMTTDGSQHPGAAIKLTWGCLLSAIALALLYTGGLQALENTMIIAALPFSVIMLLMAISFIKAIYEEGEKLGVGRFHPPKKKSEKG; via the coding sequence ATGTTAAAAAAATTCACACCGGTTTTTAAAATATCAGCTGGGATTATATCTGTGATTGTAATTATAGGTGTTATATGGCCTAAGGGTTTGGAAACAGCTACAACCGATATTCAAGCATTTATATCAAATAAATTAGGTTGGTATTATTTAATTGTCGTTACATTATTTGTCCTAGTTTGTTTGGTCTTTTTAATTTCCCCGCTTGGAAGAATCAAACTTGGTAAGCCGGATGAAAAACCTGAATTTACAAGACCCACTTGGATTGCCATGTTATTCAGTGCCGGAATGGGGATCGGGCTTGTGTTCTGGGGAACAGCTGAACCTATCAGTCATTATGCACTGAGCTCTCCGACGGGGGAAACAGGCACAGAACAAGCGATTAAGGATGCGATGAGGTTTACTTTCTTTCACTGGGGAATTCATGCATGGGCGATATATGGAATCGTGGCACTAGTATTGGCTTATTTTAATTTTAGACACGATAGAAAAGGGCTAATCAGTGCTACTCTGCATCCAATTATCGGTAAGAAAGCTGCAGAGGGGAATCTAGGTAAGTTCATCGATATTCTGGCTGTTATTGCTACAGTGATAGGGGTAGCGACAACGCTTGGCTTTGGGGCAGTCCAAATTAATGGGGGACTATCCTATTTGTTCGGGATACCTACTAATATTATCATTCAATTTATTATCATAGCTGTGGTTACTGTTCTCTTTATGATTTCAGCATGGTCAGGATTGGATAAAGGAATAAAAATTTTAAGTAATGCTAATATGATTATAGCAGTCCTCTTGTTCGGATTTATTTTTATCTTAGGACCAACGATATTTCAATTGAATTTGTTCACAAACTCGATCGGTACGTACTTGCAGAATCTTCCGGCCATGAGTTTTCGTATTGCTCCTCTTAACGAAGAAGCAAGAACATGGATTAATGGATGGACGGTATTTTATTGGGCATGGTGGATTGCATGGTCACCGTTTGTCGGCATATTTATTGCTCGGGTTTCTAGGGGCCGCAGTATAAGAGAGTTTGTCTTTACCGTATTGATTCTTCCGTCAGTCATTGGGTTCCTATGGTTTGCGGCTTTTGGCGGGACAGCTATTTCACTTGAGCATAATGGGATCGATACCATTTCAACTCTCGCAACCGAAGAGTCGTTATTTGGAGTGTTATCTAATTATCCATTAAGTATGGTTGCCTCATTGATTGCCATTACACTGATTGGAACATTCTTTATTACTTCTGCCGATTCTGGCACATATGTATTGGGAATGATGACTACTGATGGATCGCAACACCCGGGTGCTGCCATTAAACTAACCTGGGGATGCTTGCTTTCAGCTATAGCACTCGCTCTGCTTTACACAGGGGGGCTTCAAGCTTTAGAAAATACAATGATCATTGCTGCTTTGCCATTCTCGGTGATCATGCTGCTGATGGCCATTAGCTTCATTAAGGCCATTTATGAAGAGGGAGAAAAATTAGGTGTAGGTCGATTCCATCCTCCTAAAAAGAAATCTGAAAAAGGTTAG
- a CDS encoding sugar phosphate isomerase/epimerase family protein: MKNIPVAVQMYTLRKEAERDFADTLKKVAELGFDGVELAGYGGLSAGELRHLLDQLGLKAASSHIPLEEIKQNLSQVIKDQKTLGSNFVVCPYFQPKNEADYKELIRTLRKAGKVCRQEGLTLCYHNHDFELEKLSDGRTALQTIFDETDPKEVQTEFDVYWLKKAGEDPVEWIEKYQGRTPLVHLKDMTRDGEKFFAELGTGGVEIESILDKGKGMNVQWWIVEQDESRNTLLESLEISMEYLKNRLPYL; the protein is encoded by the coding sequence ATAAAAAATATACCTGTCGCTGTGCAAATGTATACACTACGAAAAGAAGCGGAAAGAGACTTTGCCGATACATTAAAAAAGGTAGCTGAGCTTGGTTTTGACGGAGTGGAGCTGGCTGGGTATGGAGGCCTGAGTGCGGGAGAGTTAAGACATTTACTGGATCAACTCGGGCTTAAGGCAGCATCAAGCCATATTCCTCTAGAAGAAATCAAACAGAATTTGTCACAAGTCATTAAAGATCAGAAAACGTTAGGTAGTAACTTTGTGGTGTGTCCTTATTTTCAACCCAAAAATGAGGCAGACTATAAAGAGCTTATACGTACTTTAAGGAAAGCGGGGAAAGTGTGCCGCCAAGAAGGGCTAACCCTCTGTTATCACAACCATGATTTTGAACTCGAAAAGTTAAGTGATGGCCGGACGGCATTACAAACGATTTTTGATGAGACCGACCCTAAGGAAGTCCAAACTGAATTCGACGTGTACTGGTTGAAAAAAGCTGGAGAAGACCCAGTCGAATGGATCGAGAAATACCAGGGGAGAACGCCTCTTGTCCATTTGAAAGATATGACGAGAGATGGAGAAAAGTTCTTTGCCGAACTGGGGACAGGTGGTGTCGAGATTGAATCAATTCTTGATAAAGGTAAGGGAATGAATGTTCAGTGGTGGATTGTAGAGCAGGATGAAAGTCGTAACACACTACTTGAAAGCCTTGAGATCAGCATGGAGTATTTGAAAAACAGACTCCCTTATTTATAA
- a CDS encoding FAD-dependent oxidoreductase: MKIAVIGCTHAGTAAATTIAKLYPDSTITVYERNDNVSFLSCGLALYVGGVVQDPQGLFYSSPEKMNELGITMKMQHDVNHIDTERQLIHATNLVTGEAVVDGYDKLVITTGSWPVTPPIKGIDLENVLLAKNFNQASTIIERAKKADRVTVVGAGYIGVELVEAFEKAGKQVTLIDGADRILNKYLDAEFTDEVETEFRTRGIELALSQTVERIEGQNGSVQKVVTDKEEYETDLVIMCVGFRPNTGLLREKVDMMDNGAITVDEYMRTSNPSIFAAGDCCAVKYNPTGGHAYIPLATNAVRMGTLAARNLMEPTVANVGTQGTSGLHIYDLNMASTGLTETSASLMGIHVKNITIEDTHRPAFMPTAENVKVKVAFAPDTRRLLGAQVISKADVTQAINTISVGIQQGMTIDELAFVDFFFQPHFNQPWNFLNKAGLEAIRTLQQPELV; encoded by the coding sequence ATGAAAATCGCAGTCATTGGATGTACACATGCCGGAACAGCAGCTGCCACTACGATTGCCAAGCTATATCCTGATTCAACGATCACTGTCTATGAACGAAACGATAACGTATCATTCTTATCTTGCGGCCTAGCTCTATATGTGGGAGGCGTTGTCCAAGACCCTCAGGGACTGTTCTACTCCTCCCCAGAAAAAATGAACGAGTTAGGCATTACTATGAAGATGCAGCATGATGTTAATCATATCGATACAGAGCGACAATTGATTCATGCCACGAACTTGGTTACGGGAGAGGCGGTTGTCGACGGCTATGATAAACTCGTTATCACGACAGGTTCCTGGCCTGTCACCCCGCCGATCAAGGGGATAGACCTTGAAAACGTACTACTGGCCAAGAACTTCAATCAGGCCAGTACTATCATTGAACGTGCAAAAAAGGCGGACCGAGTTACTGTTGTCGGTGCAGGTTATATCGGTGTGGAACTAGTAGAAGCATTCGAAAAAGCTGGTAAACAGGTAACGCTAATCGATGGGGCTGACAGAATCTTAAATAAGTATCTCGATGCTGAATTTACTGACGAAGTAGAAACAGAATTCCGCACCCGCGGCATCGAACTTGCCCTATCACAGACTGTTGAGCGCATCGAAGGTCAGAACGGTTCTGTGCAGAAAGTCGTAACAGACAAAGAAGAATATGAGACAGACCTAGTCATTATGTGTGTAGGCTTCAGACCTAATACTGGATTATTGAGGGAAAAAGTCGATATGATGGACAATGGAGCTATTACTGTTGATGAGTATATGAGAACAAGCAATCCATCCATTTTCGCAGCTGGTGATTGCTGTGCAGTTAAGTATAATCCGACTGGAGGCCATGCTTATATCCCGCTCGCTACAAACGCTGTTCGTATGGGCACTCTCGCCGCACGGAACTTAATGGAACCAACTGTTGCAAACGTTGGGACACAGGGTACCTCTGGACTGCATATTTACGATTTAAATATGGCTTCTACTGGATTAACAGAAACATCTGCCTCTCTTATGGGCATTCATGTGAAAAATATCACAATTGAGGATACTCACCGTCCTGCCTTTATGCCTACAGCAGAAAACGTGAAAGTAAAAGTAGCTTTTGCTCCTGATACTAGACGCCTTCTGGGTGCCCAGGTAATATCAAAAGCAGATGTTACCCAGGCCATCAACACGATTTCTGTCGGTATCCAGCAGGGGATGACAATCGATGAATTGGCTTTTGTCGACTTTTTCTTCCAGCCGCACTTTAACCAGCCATGGAATTTTTTAAATAAAGCAGGTTTGGAAGCAATTCGCACGCTACAACAGCCTGAGCTTGTATAA
- a CDS encoding DUF2254 domain-containing protein, producing MLLDLLPISLKKYLKMSKRQRKNEMQSTLWYMPIVYIGLAVLLVAITLFLDLVVNLAPYTFEIFHFNAPVTRTLVSTLIGGILTLSAFTINSLLVVLTTFSGQFSPRMLLNFTSDKQTQHALGIFNGSFVYVLLLFLFIGSAKEEVFVTIPIVTITLAFITAVTFIYFINHAITWMQVHNITDSMREVSEKIVYRALGNELEPYRTNEKGDLMEEDRKQAEEVKIEDSGYLQLVNYREMVTEARKDNIMIELHSQVGDHILEGNILYSFWGPGAANVDRHKYLQMVEMGHKETEIQDIHMGMHKLAEIAIKALGNDDPKTATNTIHQMTELMLSINSYITFTPYLADDNQQVRVIMKEETFEYYIYRGFGYIRHYAGDNHLIITEIISGLAMVAASIEESKHEVIWRFGCNTLDHIENKLIYELDKTFLLKEFYELAKITNNIEEYKGIAEKFYPSANENV from the coding sequence TTGCTACTCGATTTATTACCTATATCATTAAAAAAGTATTTAAAAATGTCGAAGAGACAGCGGAAAAATGAAATGCAGTCGACCCTATGGTACATGCCTATCGTTTACATAGGGTTAGCTGTTTTACTAGTTGCCATCACTTTATTTCTTGATCTAGTTGTAAATTTAGCACCGTACACTTTTGAAATTTTTCATTTTAATGCTCCTGTCACGAGAACGCTTGTCAGCACGCTAATCGGAGGTATCTTAACTCTAAGTGCGTTCACGATTAACTCATTACTAGTGGTGCTTACTACCTTTAGTGGTCAATTTTCGCCAAGGATGCTTCTGAACTTTACATCGGATAAGCAAACACAGCATGCTCTCGGCATTTTTAATGGTAGCTTTGTCTACGTTCTGCTATTGTTTTTGTTTATTGGAAGTGCCAAAGAGGAAGTATTTGTCACGATCCCGATCGTAACTATTACACTTGCCTTCATAACAGCCGTAACCTTTATTTATTTTATTAATCATGCAATTACTTGGATGCAGGTTCATAATATTACCGATAGTATGAGGGAAGTATCCGAAAAGATTGTTTACAGAGCGTTGGGAAACGAGCTGGAACCGTACCGTACAAATGAAAAAGGTGACCTGATGGAAGAGGACCGTAAACAGGCTGAAGAAGTCAAAATAGAGGATTCAGGTTACTTACAGCTGGTCAATTATCGAGAGATGGTTACAGAGGCCAGGAAAGATAATATTATGATAGAGTTACATTCACAAGTGGGAGATCATATTTTAGAAGGAAACATTCTGTATAGCTTCTGGGGCCCGGGTGCTGCGAATGTTGACAGGCATAAGTATCTTCAAATGGTGGAAATGGGTCATAAAGAAACGGAAATTCAGGATATTCATATGGGGATGCATAAACTAGCTGAAATTGCCATTAAAGCTCTTGGAAATGATGATCCTAAAACAGCTACAAATACTATTCATCAGATGACAGAGCTTATGCTTTCAATAAATAGTTATATTACATTTACACCATACTTGGCCGATGATAATCAACAAGTTCGCGTCATTATGAAAGAAGAAACATTTGAATACTATATTTATCGGGGATTTGGCTATATTCGTCACTATGCCGGAGATAATCACTTGATTATTACTGAGATCATTAGTGGCCTGGCCATGGTTGCAGCTTCTATTGAGGAATCTAAACATGAGGTGATATGGAGGTTTGGCTGTAATACGTTAGACCATATTGAGAATAAACTCATCTACGAATTGGATAAGACTTTTTTGTTAAAGGAATTTTATGAGCTTGCTAAGATTACTAATAACATAGAAGAATATAAGGGGATTGCAGAGAAATTTTACCCATCAGCAAATGAAAATGTCTAG
- a CDS encoding alpha/beta-type small acid-soluble spore protein, which translates to MADNRNELLVPGAEHAMDRMKEEIATEFGVELGADTTARENGSVGGEMVKQMIRLAESSMENKNK; encoded by the coding sequence ATGGCAGACAATCGGAATGAATTGTTAGTGCCTGGTGCAGAACATGCAATGGACCGTATGAAGGAAGAGATTGCAACAGAATTTGGTGTTGAGCTTGGAGCGGACACTACTGCGCGCGAAAACGGATCGGTGGGTGGCGAAATGGTCAAGCAGATGATCAGATTAGCTGAGTCAAGTATGGAAAATAAAAACAAATAA
- a CDS encoding RDD family protein: METTEHHPNDMPLNTMFKSQKDDIQRVFYAGFGPRFVAYLIDLIVIWGVNSIVTRPILRLLNLEGAKLWINMFSAANITTSIIFFLYFILMTKFFRATLGKMILGLSVESLHTHSLTNGQIIFRECIGRYISMALLGLPYLVVAFTKRHQGIHDLFADTSVIKNKFKHLNDSIERDVE; encoded by the coding sequence ATGGAGACTACCGAGCACCACCCCAATGATATGCCGCTCAATACGATGTTCAAAAGCCAGAAAGACGATATCCAACGTGTGTTTTACGCTGGTTTCGGCCCCCGTTTTGTCGCCTATCTAATTGACCTGATTGTCATCTGGGGCGTTAATTCGATTGTGACTAGGCCGATCCTTCGCCTGCTGAATCTCGAGGGGGCAAAACTCTGGATCAACATGTTCAGTGCAGCAAATATCACGACATCGATTATCTTTTTTCTTTATTTTATTTTGATGACAAAATTTTTCCGTGCCACACTTGGGAAAATGATTCTTGGCTTATCTGTCGAATCACTTCACACCCATTCCCTCACGAATGGCCAGATTATATTCCGTGAGTGTATTGGCAGATACATCAGCATGGCACTTCTTGGCCTTCCCTATCTGGTTGTGGCTTTTACGAAACGTCACCAAGGCATTCATGATTTATTTGCAGATACCTCTGTTATTAAAAATAAATTCAAACATCTCAATGATTCCATTGAAAGGGACGTTGAATAA
- a CDS encoding YdhK family protein, whose protein sequence is MIGKKKWAGIVILIFTMMLTGCSSGKEETSQENNEEDTQTQSSSESHMDMNHSSSGEVPEELKDAESPTYEVGSQVIIETGHMKGMKGAEATIEGAYNTTAYVVSYTPTTGGERVEDHKWVIHEEIKEPGEEPLEPGTEVTIQASHMKGMKGATAEIESAKQTTVYMVSYTPTTGGEKVTNHKWVTASELSAA, encoded by the coding sequence ATGATAGGTAAAAAAAAGTGGGCTGGCATTGTGATTCTGATCTTCACCATGATGTTAACCGGTTGCAGTAGTGGTAAGGAGGAGACAAGTCAGGAAAACAACGAGGAAGATACACAAACACAATCCAGCTCTGAAAGCCATATGGACATGAATCATTCCAGCTCAGGTGAAGTTCCTGAGGAATTAAAGGATGCTGAGAGTCCAACTTATGAAGTTGGCAGCCAGGTAATTATTGAAACAGGGCATATGAAAGGAATGAAAGGGGCTGAGGCAACTATAGAGGGAGCATATAACACAACAGCCTATGTAGTTTCCTACACTCCGACAACAGGCGGAGAAAGAGTGGAAGACCATAAATGGGTCATCCATGAAGAAATTAAGGAGCCAGGTGAAGAACCGCTTGAACCCGGTACTGAGGTCACCATTCAGGCGTCACATATGAAAGGAATGAAAGGGGCCACAGCGGAAATTGAGTCTGCCAAACAAACTACCGTGTATATGGTTAGCTATACTCCCACCACGGGCGGTGAAAAGGTAACAAACCATAAATGGGTCACAGCTAGTGAATTATCTGCAGCGTAA
- the ppc gene encoding phosphoenolpyruvate carboxylase: protein MLGEILVHHGGEELLNKVETIRKLTKELRRSRDTSTYEQLKTEIQTLQPPMRSQVIRAFSIYFHLVNIAEQNHRVRRRREYQLFEDQGVQPFSIESAVLSLKDHQIDKGVIQNVLNELSLELIITAHPTEATKRTVLEIQKRIATILSQLDHPQLTENERKRIEESLFNEVTVLWQTDELRQRKPTVMDEVRNGLYYFDETLFDVLPDIHQELEDRLEESYPEDTWNVPNFLRFGSWIGGDRDGNPNVTPELTWETLKKQRTLVLKKYDGVLVELMKRFSHSTNRVNVSDELIASVEEDESRIPTDKKWRVKEEVYRRKFAVILERLRQVGKSETGYPSSDDLLADLYLIQDSVKHHQPTKRELKMLRKLVRQVKLFGFHLATLDIRNHSGEHEAAITEILQKVSIHNDYANLSESEKVELLEDVLKDPRPITLLNEDYSEETQEMLKVFQLIRDAHKEFGKRSIEVYLISMTESASDLLEVMVLAKEAGIYRLHADGRVESNLNIAPLLETVDDLIAGPEILKTLFEKDVYSKHLQDLDNHQEIMLGYSDGSKDGGTLTANWKLYKAQQEIHEMAKEYNVGLKFFHGRGGSLGRGGGPLNRSILSQPAETLGDGVKITEQGEVLSSRYLLRDIAYRSLEQGVSTLVEGAAHVSKETEQVNDLEETWKQAMEEMADVSLEKYQSLVFADQDFLTYFNEATPLQELGELNIGSRPMKRKDSMKFENLRAIPWVFAWTQNRQLIPAWYAAGTGLVDYASRGDDHVKQLQQMYESWPFFRSTIHNLQMALTKADIQTAKEYTALVNDQKLGERIFQNIVEEYETTKQVLLQITGDQELLDQQPTIQESVKLRNPYVDPLNFLQVELIKDLRENDDDNEDTLTEVLLTISGIAAGLRNTG from the coding sequence ATGCTTGGTGAGATTCTCGTTCATCATGGTGGAGAAGAATTATTAAACAAAGTGGAAACAATCCGTAAATTAACGAAAGAACTTAGAAGAAGTCGCGATACCTCCACCTATGAGCAATTAAAAACTGAAATCCAAACCCTTCAACCTCCGATGCGTTCGCAAGTCATACGCGCATTCTCAATCTACTTCCACCTCGTGAATATTGCCGAGCAAAACCACCGTGTTCGCAGGCGCCGTGAATACCAGCTTTTTGAAGATCAAGGGGTGCAGCCTTTTTCGATAGAAAGTGCGGTGCTTTCGCTGAAAGACCACCAAATCGATAAAGGAGTCATTCAGAATGTGCTCAATGAACTATCACTGGAATTGATTATTACAGCGCATCCTACTGAGGCGACTAAACGGACAGTACTTGAAATTCAGAAACGTATTGCCACGATACTAAGCCAGCTTGATCATCCTCAGTTAACAGAAAATGAGCGTAAACGGATAGAGGAGAGTCTGTTTAACGAAGTGACCGTGCTATGGCAGACCGATGAATTAAGGCAGCGTAAACCAACGGTCATGGATGAAGTTCGCAATGGTTTGTATTATTTTGATGAGACGTTATTTGATGTACTGCCTGATATCCATCAGGAACTGGAAGACCGTCTCGAGGAGAGCTACCCCGAGGATACCTGGAACGTTCCAAACTTCCTTCGCTTCGGTTCCTGGATTGGCGGAGACCGTGACGGTAACCCGAATGTAACGCCAGAGCTTACATGGGAAACATTAAAGAAACAGCGAACGTTAGTTTTGAAAAAATATGATGGTGTACTGGTTGAATTAATGAAGCGGTTCAGTCATTCAACGAATCGCGTGAACGTAAGTGACGAACTCATTGCTTCAGTTGAAGAGGACGAGTCTCGTATCCCCACAGACAAAAAGTGGCGGGTCAAAGAAGAGGTGTACCGTCGTAAATTTGCGGTGATCCTGGAGCGTTTGCGTCAGGTAGGAAAATCGGAAACAGGCTATCCATCCTCAGACGATCTGTTGGCTGACCTGTACTTAATTCAAGACAGTGTGAAACATCACCAGCCGACTAAGCGTGAATTGAAGATGCTTCGCAAACTAGTGCGTCAAGTGAAGCTGTTCGGCTTCCATTTAGCCACGCTCGACATTCGTAATCATAGTGGAGAGCATGAAGCAGCGATCACAGAAATTCTGCAAAAAGTGAGTATTCATAATGATTACGCGAATCTTTCTGAATCTGAAAAAGTGGAGCTGCTCGAGGATGTCTTAAAAGATCCTCGTCCGATCACTCTTCTGAATGAAGATTATAGTGAAGAGACTCAGGAAATGTTGAAAGTCTTCCAATTGATTCGTGACGCTCATAAAGAATTCGGTAAACGTTCGATTGAAGTCTATTTAATCAGTATGACTGAATCAGCTAGTGACCTGCTAGAAGTAATGGTGCTGGCGAAAGAAGCAGGGATATACCGTTTGCATGCTGATGGGAGAGTAGAGAGCAATTTAAACATTGCGCCACTGCTTGAAACGGTTGATGATTTAATAGCAGGACCGGAAATATTAAAGACACTGTTTGAAAAAGATGTGTATAGCAAGCATTTGCAAGACTTAGATAATCATCAGGAAATTATGCTAGGCTATTCTGATGGCAGTAAAGATGGCGGTACGCTGACAGCTAACTGGAAATTGTATAAAGCCCAGCAAGAGATTCATGAAATGGCAAAAGAGTACAACGTTGGCTTGAAATTTTTCCATGGACGCGGCGGCTCTCTTGGTCGAGGCGGCGGACCTCTAAATCGAAGCATCTTATCACAGCCAGCTGAAACGTTGGGAGATGGTGTGAAAATCACGGAACAAGGTGAGGTATTATCTTCCCGCTACCTTCTGCGTGATATTGCTTACAGAAGTCTTGAGCAAGGAGTATCGACGTTAGTTGAAGGAGCGGCACATGTATCGAAAGAGACCGAGCAAGTCAATGATCTTGAAGAGACTTGGAAACAAGCCATGGAAGAAATGGCAGATGTCTCACTTGAAAAATATCAATCACTCGTTTTCGCTGACCAAGACTTTTTAACATACTTTAATGAGGCAACACCGCTTCAGGAACTTGGTGAATTAAATATTGGCTCTCGTCCAATGAAGCGGAAGGACAGTATGAAATTTGAGAATTTACGAGCCATTCCATGGGTCTTTGCCTGGACACAAAACCGTCAGCTGATTCCGGCATGGTATGCAGCAGGGACAGGGCTTGTGGACTATGCTTCCCGTGGCGATGACCATGTGAAGCAATTGCAGCAAATGTATGAGAGCTGGCCTTTCTTCCGCTCTACGATTCATAATTTGCAGATGGCCTTGACGAAGGCGGATATCCAAACCGCTAAAGAGTACACGGCCCTAGTAAATGATCAGAAGCTTGGGGAACGAATTTTCCAAAATATTGTGGAGGAATATGAGACAACGAAACAAGTTCTTCTGCAAATTACCGGGGACCAAGAATTGCTCGATCAGCAGCCGACAATCCAAGAGTCGGTTAAGCTGCGAAATCCTTATGTAGATCCGTTAAACTTCCTGCAGGTTGAACTGATAAAGGATCTTCGTGAAAATGATGACGACAATGAGGATACACTCACGGAAGTATTGCTTACGATCAGTGGCATTGCGGCTGGTTTGCGTAATACGGGTTAA
- a CDS encoding Na-translocating system protein MpsC family protein, which produces MDKKSLQSEVASYIGKLLRDNFGKGPSSVYVSIEEPYITVYLREFLAPMERVLVGQDNGMKVEETRDLMMMELLPEIKATLKHMAGIELGDLFYDWSLTNQSGMFLGVLSNVDEPEGYSDLPDYATKKKIHKEISRVSELAEKVPEKVDSYMLNSRTLLVVRDGILVRIEKELIRNGFGETLKLSKRNLEKTLLRESHCESILGQEVLDVFADWDFEKDKSYILFILKPDKG; this is translated from the coding sequence ATGGATAAGAAGTCATTGCAATCCGAAGTAGCAAGCTACATAGGAAAGTTGCTAAGAGATAATTTTGGTAAAGGACCTTCCTCTGTATATGTATCAATTGAAGAACCCTACATTACGGTATACCTTCGTGAATTTCTGGCCCCGATGGAACGCGTTCTCGTTGGGCAGGACAACGGTATGAAAGTGGAGGAAACCCGGGACTTAATGATGATGGAACTTCTGCCGGAGATTAAAGCGACGCTCAAACATATGGCAGGGATTGAATTGGGCGATTTATTTTATGACTGGTCCCTTACTAATCAGTCCGGGATGTTTCTTGGTGTTCTTTCGAATGTGGATGAACCGGAAGGCTACAGTGATCTTCCCGATTATGCTACTAAAAAGAAAATTCATAAAGAAATCAGCCGGGTGAGTGAATTAGCGGAAAAAGTTCCTGAAAAGGTTGATTCTTACATGTTAAACTCTCGAACACTTTTGGTCGTTCGTGATGGGATTCTCGTGAGAATCGAAAAGGAATTAATTCGCAATGGATTCGGAGAGACACTGAAGCTGTCGAAACGGAACTTGGAGAAAACATTATTAAGAGAATCCCATTGTGAAAGTATTTTAGGGCAAGAAGTACTGGATGTTTTCGCAGACTGGGATTTTGAGAAGGATAAAAGCTATATCCTCTTTATTTTAAAACCAGATAAGGGGTAG